A genomic stretch from Bacillus sp. E(2018) includes:
- a CDS encoding B12-binding domain-containing radical SAM protein produces MKTVLSTLNAKYIHTCLALRYLKAYSEPDFPVTIREFTIKDPSLNIVTDLYSQEPDVLGFSCYIWNIEETIKVIQMFKKIKPETKIVLGGPEVSYDVAHWLQQIPEVDFIVVNEGEETFKYLLTQIQNDGNFESVAGLAYRKDGVPKINGPREKLDLKTVPSPFRFEEDIQSLSKRITYFETSRGCPYSCAFCLSSIEVGVRYFDPKLVKDDLIFLMDNGAKIIKFVDRTFNIRRDYALDMFSFLIENRRPGVVFQFEITADIMRPEVIDYLNEHAPKGLFRFEIGVQSTNDAVNELVQRRQNFEKLTRTVTTVRDGGKIVQHLDLIAGLPEEDYNSFRKTFNDVFAFGIEEVQLGFLKMLRGTGLRLTAEKHDYVYMDHSPYEILGNNVLTFDEIIRIKQVEDVLEKYWNDHRMDHTVKYLIHHVFSSPFDFFQEFGTYWETRGWSRIGHQLEDLYTRLIAFLTEAAPHSLPVAESLMKLDYLERQQFKPRKPWWENTQNKEETSKVLSLLAQYPEMIEGFPALSEKDMHKHAFVTDTAIDPLSDQLDPQGEKDFLIIALFDPKQQSTKVFTTSKKSLLTKKDA; encoded by the coding sequence ATGAAAACTGTACTAAGTACGTTAAATGCTAAATATATACACACATGCCTTGCGCTGCGCTATTTGAAAGCGTATAGCGAACCTGATTTTCCTGTAACGATTCGAGAATTCACGATTAAGGATCCTTCTCTTAACATTGTGACTGACCTTTACAGCCAAGAGCCTGACGTTCTCGGATTCAGCTGCTATATTTGGAATATTGAAGAGACGATAAAAGTAATTCAGATGTTTAAAAAGATTAAACCAGAAACGAAGATCGTCTTAGGCGGACCTGAAGTATCTTATGATGTCGCACATTGGCTCCAACAGATTCCCGAAGTAGACTTTATTGTCGTGAATGAAGGCGAGGAAACGTTTAAATATTTGCTAACTCAGATTCAGAATGATGGTAACTTTGAATCGGTTGCTGGACTCGCCTATCGAAAAGATGGAGTGCCTAAAATTAACGGTCCTCGAGAAAAACTGGACTTAAAAACAGTTCCATCTCCATTCCGTTTCGAAGAAGATATACAGTCATTATCCAAACGGATCACGTATTTTGAGACAAGCCGTGGCTGTCCCTATTCATGTGCGTTCTGCTTATCATCGATTGAAGTTGGAGTTCGTTATTTTGATCCAAAACTCGTTAAAGACGATCTGATCTTCTTAATGGATAATGGTGCAAAGATCATTAAGTTTGTAGACAGAACGTTCAACATTCGGAGAGATTATGCACTCGACATGTTCTCCTTCTTGATTGAAAACAGAAGACCGGGAGTTGTTTTTCAGTTTGAGATCACAGCAGATATCATGAGACCTGAAGTCATCGATTATTTAAATGAACATGCACCAAAAGGATTGTTCCGTTTTGAGATCGGAGTTCAATCTACAAACGATGCTGTTAACGAACTGGTACAACGCCGCCAGAATTTTGAGAAACTTACGCGTACCGTAACTACTGTTCGGGATGGAGGAAAGATCGTTCAGCATCTAGACTTAATCGCTGGATTGCCTGAGGAAGATTACAACTCGTTCAGAAAGACATTTAATGATGTATTCGCTTTTGGTATCGAAGAAGTTCAGTTAGGTTTCTTGAAGATGTTAAGAGGTACAGGTCTACGATTAACAGCCGAAAAACATGATTATGTGTATATGGATCATTCTCCATATGAAATCTTAGGAAACAACGTTCTCACTTTTGATGAAATCATTCGGATCAAACAAGTGGAAGACGTATTAGAAAAATATTGGAACGATCATAGAATGGATCATACCGTTAAGTATTTGATACACCATGTATTCTCATCACCTTTTGACTTCTTTCAAGAATTCGGGACCTATTGGGAAACACGTGGATGGTCAAGAATCGGCCATCAGTTAGAAGACTTATATACGCGCTTGATCGCATTCTTAACGGAAGCAGCACCTCACTCACTTCCAGTTGCAGAAAGCCTGATGAAACTTGATTATTTAGAAAGACAACAGTTCAAACCACGTAAGCCATGGTGGGAAAACACACAGAACAAAGAAGAAACATCAAAAGTACTATCACTGCTCGCTCAATATCCTGAAATGATCGAAGGGTTTCCAGCTCTTTCTGAAAAAGATATGCACAAGCACGCGTTTGTAACGGATACAGCGATCGATCCATTATCGGATCAATTAGATCCACAAGGTGAGAAAGATTTCTTAATCATCGCGTTGTTTGATCCTAAACAGCAGTCAACTAAAGTATTCACAACATCTAAAAAGTCATTGCTAACAAAAAAGGATGCGTAA
- a CDS encoding Ger(x)C family spore germination protein, with protein sequence MKSVKLISLFSSLLLLTGCWDQAQLNETKLVRAAGFDYLKNGKIRNTASIPQSINTDTGTGQVNNQIFHAVGNTARQSRIKLDRKVSEKVDASKNLIVVLGEEAARKDIYHILDVFYRDPKSALNARIAVAKGKASDVISGQFEETKESIGVGTYLSDSIRSAEDASIVPVENIQTVCPIMFDPGQDFVLPYLVSEKRDVSVNGIAVFHGYKMVGTIHGAQGVLFTLLTGKQKNRSMSLTKKITNKHKDKILNYVSIKVKNNKRTFNVNVSPNDKISAHIKLNMSVVITEYPRDNLTSKKKIQNIERDLTKVLTKDANNILKQLQEMNSDAFGVGRKLIAFHNPTWKRLDWNKEYPNIDYTASVKVKVIGHGIIE encoded by the coding sequence ATGAAGAGTGTTAAGCTAATTTCTCTTTTTTCTAGCCTATTATTATTAACGGGATGTTGGGATCAAGCTCAATTAAACGAGACCAAGTTGGTAAGAGCAGCGGGATTTGATTATTTAAAAAACGGAAAGATACGAAACACTGCTTCTATCCCACAATCAATCAATACAGATACAGGAACAGGACAAGTCAACAATCAAATTTTTCATGCTGTAGGCAATACTGCTCGCCAAAGCAGAATTAAATTAGATCGTAAAGTTTCCGAAAAAGTTGACGCTTCTAAGAACCTGATTGTAGTCTTAGGAGAGGAAGCTGCCCGAAAAGATATCTACCACATTTTAGATGTATTCTACCGAGACCCCAAATCTGCTCTAAATGCACGCATTGCCGTAGCAAAAGGAAAAGCATCAGATGTAATCAGTGGACAGTTTGAAGAAACTAAAGAATCAATTGGCGTTGGCACATATTTGAGTGATTCTATTCGCTCAGCAGAAGATGCATCGATTGTACCTGTTGAAAATATACAAACTGTATGTCCTATTATGTTTGATCCTGGACAAGATTTTGTGTTACCTTATCTTGTTTCTGAAAAAAGGGATGTATCTGTTAATGGTATTGCGGTTTTCCATGGCTATAAGATGGTAGGAACAATACATGGTGCTCAAGGAGTATTATTCACGTTGCTCACCGGAAAACAAAAGAATCGCTCAATGTCTTTAACAAAAAAAATAACAAACAAACATAAAGATAAGATTTTGAATTACGTTTCAATAAAAGTAAAGAATAATAAAAGAACATTCAACGTGAATGTATCTCCTAACGATAAAATATCCGCTCATATAAAACTTAATATGAGCGTCGTTATTACAGAGTATCCGAGGGATAACCTTACTTCTAAAAAGAAAATTCAAAATATTGAACGAGATCTAACGAAGGTACTAACGAAGGATGCAAATAACATACTTAAACAGCTACAAGAAATGAACAGCGACGCTTTTGGAGTAGGCAGAAAATTAATCGCGTTTCATAATCCCACATGGAAAAGATTAGATTGGAACAAAGAGTATCCGAACATCGATTATACCGCTTCTGTAAAAGTAAAAGTTATCGGCCATGGTATTATCGAATAA
- a CDS encoding efflux RND transporter periplasmic adaptor subunit: MNKLKWVAAVIMVVLLVVMNIVIFDKKESAAVEAPRVKTGLSSQKDFNKTHETTGVAQSKNTFEVYENTSLGAIKEVMVTKGETVTSGQTLITYENAEIEKELRNLKRDKEAADVRSSHYSEQISEWKSELSDFDEEKDSKDAKVLLQEKLANAELQNDLAENESSVLSDEISDLEKQLDDLSVKSPADGVVSELNGVGNNEPLLTIVGQGNFELVSNIDQKLASLMKTGDQVQIKSTGKKLSKGTVQTVLPTEQNTFKLTVLVEDEAAWVEGQSAQILVTEKLAEKATTVSEQAILKDAGETYVFTIVKNKLYKHTVSTGLEQKGNVQITRGLKKGQVVVLNPSPVFVSGQPVLKK, from the coding sequence ATGAATAAACTGAAATGGGTTGCTGCAGTTATTATGGTTGTCCTCTTGGTAGTCATGAACATCGTGATTTTTGATAAAAAGGAATCCGCTGCTGTTGAAGCTCCAAGAGTTAAGACCGGTCTGTCTTCTCAAAAAGATTTTAATAAGACACACGAAACAACGGGTGTTGCTCAATCAAAAAATACTTTTGAGGTATACGAGAATACATCCCTCGGTGCGATAAAAGAGGTTATGGTAACAAAAGGAGAAACGGTAACTTCCGGACAAACCTTAATTACATATGAAAATGCAGAGATTGAAAAAGAACTTCGCAACTTGAAACGAGATAAAGAAGCGGCGGATGTTCGAAGCAGCCATTATTCTGAACAAATAAGTGAATGGAAAAGTGAACTCTCAGATTTTGACGAAGAAAAAGACAGCAAAGATGCTAAAGTGCTTCTTCAAGAGAAATTAGCTAATGCTGAGTTGCAAAATGACTTGGCTGAAAACGAAAGCTCCGTCTTATCAGATGAAATATCTGATTTAGAAAAACAGCTTGATGATCTTAGTGTGAAAAGTCCAGCTGATGGAGTCGTATCAGAATTGAATGGTGTTGGCAATAATGAACCACTGTTAACAATTGTGGGTCAAGGAAACTTTGAACTAGTTAGTAATATCGACCAAAAATTGGCTTCACTCATGAAAACGGGGGACCAGGTTCAAATCAAATCCACAGGTAAAAAATTATCGAAAGGCACGGTTCAAACGGTTTTGCCAACTGAACAAAATACCTTTAAGTTAACTGTCCTCGTAGAGGATGAAGCTGCTTGGGTCGAAGGACAATCAGCCCAGATTCTCGTAACCGAAAAACTTGCAGAAAAGGCGACTACCGTTTCTGAGCAAGCCATTTTAAAAGACGCTGGGGAAACGTATGTGTTCACAATCGTGAAGAACAAATTGTATAAGCATACCGTTTCTACTGGTCTTGAGCAAAAGGGTAACGTGCAGATTACAAGAGGACTTAAAAAGGGTCAGGTTGTCGTACTTAACCCTTCGCCTGTTTTTGTTTCAGGGCAGCCGGTCTTAAAAAAGTAG
- a CDS encoding spore germination protein gives MTFFKKPRKLLEQKNTINEDQTLESCSSSQSNFDKSPHSEQDANVVQNQSIDNLLKDIEKSFSSSEDLMTHWVEMPADKSKVALIFLDSIIDKKKLQDLILNPLFELDKDIDLQTFEKVINIDFKKQTDFSKIQELLLQSYTLVFTKDTTCYFSVFTPVKTERDIAEPDNEAVIRGSHEGFIESMSTNIALIRKRLKSPKLVVKYLKVGKETHTNIAMLYMSDIANPEVLHEIERRINSIEADSVMTPGNIEESIEDKTFSLFPQTLSTERPDRVAANLMEGRVALLYDSSPTVNLAPVNFFVFYQTPDDYNKRWMLGSFYRMIRLFSFYIAIGLPAFYIAIVSFHYEVIPSALILLMKSSLENIPYPPLFEALVMELTIELIREAAIRLPTRIGSTIAIVGGLVIGDAVVKAGLISNLMIIVVATTAIAAYTVPSNEMSLAVRLLRFPFMVAAATFGFIGIVFGLILMFFHLCRLYSFGTPYFAPLAPFKIGDLKDTIIRLPFFKMNSRPSDIKPIKKDEDNHTRKWENS, from the coding sequence ATGACTTTCTTTAAAAAACCAAGAAAATTGCTAGAACAAAAAAACACGATAAACGAAGATCAAACTTTAGAGTCTTGTTCGTCCTCTCAAAGTAATTTTGATAAAAGCCCTCACTCAGAGCAGGATGCGAACGTTGTTCAAAATCAATCAATTGATAATCTTTTAAAAGATATTGAGAAGAGCTTTTCTTCTTCCGAAGACTTAATGACTCATTGGGTTGAGATGCCTGCTGACAAAAGCAAAGTAGCGTTAATTTTCTTGGACTCAATAATTGATAAAAAGAAACTTCAGGATTTAATATTGAATCCTCTATTTGAATTGGACAAAGATATTGATCTTCAAACATTTGAAAAAGTGATCAATATTGACTTTAAGAAACAAACAGACTTTTCGAAGATTCAAGAATTACTCTTACAATCCTACACTTTGGTATTTACGAAGGACACAACCTGCTATTTTTCGGTATTTACACCAGTTAAAACAGAACGTGATATTGCAGAACCCGATAACGAGGCTGTTATCCGAGGATCTCATGAAGGATTTATTGAGAGCATGTCAACAAATATAGCGCTCATTCGAAAACGACTTAAGAGTCCGAAGCTCGTAGTCAAGTATCTGAAAGTTGGAAAAGAAACACACACAAATATTGCGATGTTATATATGTCGGATATCGCTAATCCGGAAGTTCTTCATGAGATTGAAAGAAGGATTAACTCTATAGAAGCAGATTCTGTTATGACTCCGGGGAATATTGAAGAAAGTATTGAAGATAAGACATTTAGTTTGTTTCCTCAAACGTTGAGCACAGAACGACCTGACCGGGTAGCTGCAAACCTGATGGAAGGAAGAGTAGCTCTTTTATATGATAGTTCACCAACCGTAAACCTTGCACCTGTAAATTTCTTTGTGTTCTATCAAACACCAGATGATTATAACAAACGATGGATGCTAGGAAGTTTTTATCGAATGATTCGCTTGTTCAGTTTTTACATTGCGATTGGACTGCCAGCCTTTTATATAGCAATCGTTTCTTTTCACTATGAGGTTATTCCTTCGGCACTTATACTCTTGATGAAAAGTTCACTAGAAAACATTCCATACCCGCCACTTTTTGAGGCGTTAGTGATGGAGCTTACGATTGAATTAATACGAGAAGCTGCTATTCGTTTGCCAACGAGGATTGGTTCCACGATCGCTATCGTTGGAGGTTTAGTAATTGGTGATGCTGTAGTAAAAGCGGGACTCATCTCGAACCTGATGATCATCGTTGTTGCAACGACAGCGATTGCGGCTTATACAGTACCATCCAATGAGATGAGTTTAGCAGTTCGTTTGTTGCGTTTTCCATTCATGGTAGCAGCTGCAACATTCGGCTTCATAGGTATCGTGTTCGGATTAATTCTCATGTTCTTTCATCTCTGCCGTTTATATTCATTTGGCACACCATACTTTGCACCACTTGCACCATTCAAAATAGGCGATTTAAAAGATACGATCATTCGATTGCCCTTTTTCAAGATGAACTCTCGTCCAAGTGATATCAAACCGATTAAAAAAGATGAAGATAATCATACAAGAAAGTGGGAGAATTCATGA
- a CDS encoding GerAB/ArcD/ProY family transporter, whose translation MNSSHTITHRQLFFVITQSQIGVGVLSLPYTLFAKAKTDGWMSLLLAGLFIQISILAIWKLCEMYPKQTIFDFMPKIVGTKLGAVLNTLFVVHLFSVCVIILILYNSIVSKWIFFQTPRLVVISILALTCVYCITCTAREIARFLMLVSPLLLVLFFFVAYAYSDVHLLYAFPVGASGIKTILSGSSDALISLLGFDTALVFLAYTQGRANSKLKAVSYASLCVTLFYCFVTFTTYIFFNPIEIVIVPEPVLYMLKAFSFKILERTDLIFLSIWIVFVTTSLISYLFFTAKGVQSLFKLKHHKSAAPYVGIICALIASIPASKMDVQLWSKLIGMSALCCSAIFPIFLLLIAVIRKRKAKGAVST comes from the coding sequence ATGAATAGTAGCCACACGATCACTCATAGACAGCTGTTCTTTGTAATCACGCAATCCCAGATCGGTGTTGGTGTCCTTTCACTTCCTTATACATTGTTCGCAAAAGCGAAAACAGACGGCTGGATGTCTTTACTTTTAGCAGGACTCTTTATTCAAATCTCTATACTTGCGATTTGGAAACTATGCGAGATGTATCCGAAACAGACGATTTTTGATTTTATGCCTAAGATTGTTGGGACGAAGTTAGGTGCGGTTCTGAATACGTTATTCGTCGTACACTTGTTCTCTGTCTGTGTAATAATTCTAATCCTTTATAACAGCATCGTATCTAAATGGATATTCTTTCAGACACCACGTTTAGTTGTCATATCCATATTAGCCCTCACCTGCGTCTATTGTATTACATGTACGGCACGTGAGATCGCCAGGTTTTTAATGTTAGTCTCACCGTTGCTACTTGTTCTATTTTTCTTTGTAGCATACGCCTATTCCGATGTTCACCTTCTTTATGCTTTTCCAGTAGGTGCATCGGGAATAAAAACTATCCTTTCAGGGTCTTCTGATGCGTTAATTTCTTTACTAGGCTTTGATACAGCGCTTGTGTTTTTAGCTTATACACAGGGAAGAGCTAATAGTAAATTGAAAGCAGTTTCTTATGCTTCATTGTGCGTTACTCTTTTCTACTGCTTTGTGACGTTCACGACGTATATTTTCTTCAATCCAATTGAAATAGTGATTGTTCCTGAACCTGTGCTATATATGTTAAAAGCTTTTTCATTTAAGATTTTGGAAAGAACTGACCTTATCTTCCTTTCCATTTGGATTGTATTTGTTACAACGTCTCTTATTAGTTATCTGTTCTTTACAGCAAAGGGCGTCCAATCACTTTTCAAATTAAAACACCATAAGTCTGCAGCACCTTATGTAGGAATTATTTGTGCATTAATTGCTTCCATTCCTGCAAGTAAAATGGATGTTCAACTTTGGTCAAAGTTAATTGGTATGTCAGCACTATGCTGTTCTGCGATCTTTCCAATCTTTTTATTGCTCATTGCTGTTATCAGAAAAAGAAAAGCAAAAGGAGCGGTTTCAACATGA
- a CDS encoding fumarylacetoacetate hydrolase family protein translates to MKWVTAVKHGEDFIGLVKEEKIVNVSELSKSREMEFPTTLLEAIALGDEFLEKVKSLISSDSVANHTYDFNGIQLKAPIPRPGKNVFCIGKNYRDHAIEMGSEADIPEDIMVFSKAPTSIIGHDEGVPSHSSITDQLDYEGELAIIIGKTGTSIKKEEAMDHIFGFTIINDITARDLQQKHKQFLLGKSLNGTCPMGPWIVHHSEIPNPENLSIVTKVNGDVRQNGNTSDFIFDIPTMINELSKGMTLEAGDIIATGTPAGVGKGMKPPVFLKPRDVIEITIEGIGTLRNEIVE, encoded by the coding sequence GTGAAATGGGTTACAGCTGTTAAGCATGGCGAGGACTTCATTGGCCTTGTGAAAGAAGAAAAAATTGTAAATGTATCAGAGCTCTCTAAAAGCAGAGAGATGGAGTTTCCAACAACCTTACTCGAGGCAATTGCTCTTGGTGACGAATTTTTGGAAAAGGTAAAGAGTTTGATCTCTTCTGATTCTGTAGCTAATCATACATACGATTTCAATGGAATCCAGTTAAAAGCTCCGATTCCGCGTCCAGGCAAAAATGTGTTCTGCATCGGAAAAAATTACCGCGACCATGCGATAGAAATGGGAAGCGAAGCAGACATTCCGGAAGATATCATGGTATTTTCAAAAGCTCCAACATCTATTATTGGTCATGATGAAGGAGTTCCTAGTCATTCTTCCATAACCGATCAATTAGATTATGAAGGCGAGTTAGCTATAATAATCGGCAAAACGGGTACGAGTATAAAGAAGGAAGAAGCGATGGATCACATTTTTGGATTTACGATCATCAACGATATTACAGCTCGTGACTTGCAACAGAAGCATAAGCAATTTTTACTCGGAAAAAGTCTCAATGGAACTTGCCCGATGGGTCCATGGATCGTCCATCACTCTGAGATACCAAACCCAGAAAATCTTTCGATTGTAACAAAAGTAAACGGTGATGTGAGGCAGAACGGAAACACATCTGATTTTATCTTTGACATCCCAACTATGATTAACGAGCTTTCAAAAGGCATGACGCTTGAAGCTGGAGATATTATCGCGACAGGTACACCTGCTGGAGTAGGTAAAGGAATGAAGCCGCCTGTATTTTTGAAGCCCCGTGATGTTATCGAGATCACAATTGAAGGAATCGGGACACTTCGTAATGAAATAGTAGAATGA